From a region of the Oncorhynchus tshawytscha isolate Ot180627B linkage group LG14, Otsh_v2.0, whole genome shotgun sequence genome:
- the LOC112253640 gene encoding uncharacterized protein LOC112253640 isoform X2 produces MATICHSRRALMEIPAPQPKIAARMRRSYLEVLSSRIAPFSTTSRGRNLTSNSKLDPAIYRTGSSRSEAQSERMEDDQTPLSNQQLVQLIRSFILVEQGQRQEPRALTTDLKPLQEDLHLKKTNVYRSIPYSRLGSNRDAHCYRKAYPHLVVFKVSCQEWGQLLLQNEEWQSALEHALVAWRYTSELPQWDTSSHNFVREQCYSMLAAHCITALQHYCPDPSKAIELHRRFKMAQLHSQLISPCIQELERSLGEAQVCSMNTR; encoded by the exons ATGGCAACCATATGTCACTCAAGACGTGCCCTGATGGAAATCCCAGCTCCACAGCCGAAAATTGCAG ctcGAATGAGAAGGTCCTACCTGGAGGTTCTAAGTTCACGCATAGCTCCATTCTCAACCACCTCTAGAGGCAGAAACCTGACCAGCAATTCAAAAC TGGACCCAGCCATATACAGAACAGGGAGTAGTCGGAGTGAGGCCCAAAGTGAAAGAATGGAAGACGACCAGACACCCTTGTCCAACCAGCAGCTTGTACAGCTCATAAGATCTTTCATCCTAGTAGAACAGGGGCAGAGGCAGGAGCCCAGAGCCCTCACTACAGACCTGAAGCCGTTACAGGAGGACTTGCACCTGAAAAAGACCAATGTCTACAGATCTATACCCTACTCACGCCTGGGGTCCAATCGAGACGCACACTGTTACAGAAAGGCTTATCCACACCTGGTGGTGTTTAAA GTTTCCTGCCAGGAGTGGGGCCAGCTGCTGCTGCAGAACGAGGAGTGGCAGTCTGCTCTGGAGCACGCCCTAGTGGCGTGGAGGTACACCAGTGAGCTGCCACAGTGGGACACCAGCAGCCACAATTTTGTGAGGGAACAGTGTTACAGCATGCTGGCAGCCCACTGCATCACAGCTCTACAGCACTACTGCCCAGACCCCAGCAAAGCCATAGAGCTGCACAGGAG GTTTAAAATGGCACAGCTGCACAGTCAGTTGATCTCTCCTTGTATTCAGGAGCTGGAGAGAAGCCTCGGTGAAGCACAGGTTTGTTCCATGAACACCCGCTGA
- the LOC112253640 gene encoding uncharacterized protein LOC112253640 isoform X1 — protein MATICHSRRALMEIPAPQPKIAARMRRSYLEVLSSRIAPFSTTSRGRNLTSNSKRGHSLDPAIYRTGSSRSEAQSERMEDDQTPLSNQQLVQLIRSFILVEQGQRQEPRALTTDLKPLQEDLHLKKTNVYRSIPYSRLGSNRDAHCYRKAYPHLVVFKVSCQEWGQLLLQNEEWQSALEHALVAWRYTSELPQWDTSSHNFVREQCYSMLAAHCITALQHYCPDPSKAIELHRRFKMAQLHSQLISPCIQELERSLGEAQVCSMNTR, from the exons ATGGCAACCATATGTCACTCAAGACGTGCCCTGATGGAAATCCCAGCTCCACAGCCGAAAATTGCAG ctcGAATGAGAAGGTCCTACCTGGAGGTTCTAAGTTCACGCATAGCTCCATTCTCAACCACCTCTAGAGGCAGAAACCTGACCAGCAATTCAAAACGTGGGCATTCAT TGGACCCAGCCATATACAGAACAGGGAGTAGTCGGAGTGAGGCCCAAAGTGAAAGAATGGAAGACGACCAGACACCCTTGTCCAACCAGCAGCTTGTACAGCTCATAAGATCTTTCATCCTAGTAGAACAGGGGCAGAGGCAGGAGCCCAGAGCCCTCACTACAGACCTGAAGCCGTTACAGGAGGACTTGCACCTGAAAAAGACCAATGTCTACAGATCTATACCCTACTCACGCCTGGGGTCCAATCGAGACGCACACTGTTACAGAAAGGCTTATCCACACCTGGTGGTGTTTAAA GTTTCCTGCCAGGAGTGGGGCCAGCTGCTGCTGCAGAACGAGGAGTGGCAGTCTGCTCTGGAGCACGCCCTAGTGGCGTGGAGGTACACCAGTGAGCTGCCACAGTGGGACACCAGCAGCCACAATTTTGTGAGGGAACAGTGTTACAGCATGCTGGCAGCCCACTGCATCACAGCTCTACAGCACTACTGCCCAGACCCCAGCAAAGCCATAGAGCTGCACAGGAG GTTTAAAATGGCACAGCTGCACAGTCAGTTGATCTCTCCTTGTATTCAGGAGCTGGAGAGAAGCCTCGGTGAAGCACAGGTTTGTTCCATGAACACCCGCTGA